One Sparus aurata chromosome 5, fSpaAur1.1, whole genome shotgun sequence genomic window carries:
- the aldh3b4 gene encoding aldehyde dehydrogenase family 3 member B1, whose product MRGERCRSEDFQHKLQLFSAVHLQNMSSPPSPSPSRWFRALRRTRLGEPCLKTYPLECVDVLKRARVAFRARRTLKEGFRLAQLEAVVQMLEEHECDFVDALGRDLHKPRFETVVSELILVKNEALHAVNNLKRWMQPQHVERNLSTSLDECLVVSEPLGVVLIVGTWCSPVQMCLVPLVGAIAAGNCAIISPSECTAHTAELLHRLIPFYLDNECFHVIIAGSNDLPEVVELKFDHVFFTGNGEEGSRIAQAAARTLTPVTLILGGKNPCYVDQQCDVATAAQRVAWARFHNAGQSLAAPGYILCHADVKARLVQALKCCLLQFYGSDPRESRSYGRMVNPELFNRTRDMLWRSGKVTVGGQVIEAEKYIAPTILTEVAEQDPIMQQDFFGPVLPVLTVKDVDEAIDFINKQEKPLCVYAYSSNSKVISRLMTETSSGSFCANDSVVQSLMVALPFGGVGASGMGSYHGRHSFDAFSHRKSCLLRSTRFECVTYLRYPPYEDRNLSLMTWASTLSQKSQGWCQIL is encoded by the exons GACCAGGCTGGGGGAGCCGTGTTTGAAGACGTACCCTCTGGAGTGCGTGGATGTGCTGAAGAGGGCCAGAGTCGCCTTCCGGGCCAGACGCACCCTGAAGGAGGGCTTCAGACTGGCTCAGCTGGAGGCTGTGGTGCAGATGCTGGAGGAGCACGAGTGTGACTTTGTGGATGCTCTCGGGCGGGATCTTCACAAG CCTCGTTTTGAGACAGTCGTGTCAGAACTGATTCTGGTCAAGAACGAGGCGCTCCATGCCGTCAACAACCTGAAGAGGTGGATGCAGCCGCAGCATGTGGAAAGAAACCTG TCCACCTCGTTGGACGAGTGTCTGGTGGTCAGCGAGCCGCTGGGGGTGGTGCTGATCGTGGGGACCTGGTGCAGTCCCGTCCAAATGTGCCTGGTGCCGCTGGTAGGGGCCATCGCTGCAG GGAACTGCGCAATAATCAGCCCCTCTGAGTGCACCGCTCACACAGCAGAGCTCCTCCACCGCCTCATCCCCTTCTACTTGGACAAT GAATGCTTCCATGTGATTATTGCAGGCTCGAATGACTTGCCCGAAGTTGTGGAACTCAAGTTTGACCACGTCTTCTTTACAG GGAACGGAGAGGAGGGCAGCAGAATTGCTCAGGCTGCGGCTCGCACACTCACACCCGTCACCTTGATTTTGGGTGGCAAGAACCCGTGTTATGTGGACCAACAGTGCGACGTTGCCACCGCCGCACAGCGCGTCGCCTGGGCACGTTTTCACAATGCTGGACAGAGCTTGGCGGCTCCCGGCTACATCCTGTGCCACGCGGATGTCAAGGCACGGCTGGTGCAGGCCCTCAAGTGCTGCCTGTTGCAGTTCTACGGTTCTGATCCCAGAGAGTCCCGCAGCTATGGCCGCATGGTCAATCCAGAGCTCTTCAACCGCACGAGAGACATGCTGTGGAGATCTGGAAAGGTGACTGTGGGCGGACAAGTGATAGAAGCAGAGAAATACATCG cCCCGACGATTTTGACAGAGGTAGCCGAGCAAGATCCCATCATGCAGCAGGATTTCTTTGGTCCAGTTCTTCCTGTTCTGACAGTAAAAGACGTGGATGAGGCCATTGACTTTATTAACAAGCAAGAGAAACCCCTCTGTGTGTATGCATATTCCAGCAACAGCAAG GTCATCTCGAGACTAATGACTGAGACCTCTAGCGGAAGCTTTTGCGCCAATGACAGCGTCGTGCAGAGTCTGATGGTGGCTCTGCCCTTCGGTGGAGTTG GTGCCAGTGGAATGGGCTCCTACCACGGCCGCCACAGCTTCGACGCCTTCTCTCACAGGAAATCATGCCTGCTGAGAAGCACGCGGTTTGAGTGTGTAACATATCTGCGGTATCCGCCCTACGAGGACCGCAATCTGTCTCTAATGACATGGGCCAGCACCCTGTCCCAGAAGAGCCAGGGCTGGTGCCAGATCCTGTGA
- the mmab gene encoding corrinoid adenosyltransferase MMAB yields MASFMIKPAHLRCVLRTGRLINEHRTRNTLCSVRSYATEGDIRIPKIYTKTGDKGFSSTFTGERRPKEDHIFEALGNTDELSSAIGLAREFCVDKGHTFTDQLDKIQCILQDVGSNIATPRSSARESHTKRTKFTAGPITDLETWIDAFTAELPPLTNFILPSGGKSSAALHLARTVCRRAERSVAPIVRSGEADPDVAKFLNRLSDYLFTLARYAAMKEGSEEKIYKRPQ; encoded by the exons ATGGCATCGTTTATGATCAAACCTGCTCACCTCCGCTGTGTTTTAAGGACAGGCAGGCTCATAAACGAGCACCGAACGAGAAACACACTGTGTTCAGTCAGAAG ttatgcCACTGAAGGAGACATCAGGATCCccaaaatatacacaaaaactGGAGacaaag GTTTCTCGAGCACATTCACAGGAGAAAGGAGGCCAAAGGAAGATCATATTTTTGAAGCGTTGGGAAATACAGACGAGCTGTCGTCAGCTATAGG CTTGGCCAGAGAGTTTTGCGTCGACAAGGGACACACGTTCACGGATCAGCTGGACAAG ATACAGTGCATTTTACAAGACGTGGGCTCCAATATTGCCACCCCTCGCTCATCTGCGAGAGAGAGTCACACGA AGAGAACAAAATTTACTGCCGGGCCGATCACAGACCTGGAAACCTGGATTGATGCATTTACAGCAGAACTCCCTCCGCTGACCAACTTCATTTTACCC TCTGGAGGGAAGAGCAGCGCAGCTTTGCACTTAGCTCGGACTGTGTGTCGGAGAGCAGAACGCAG TGTTGCTCCAATTGTGCGGTCAGGGGAGGCAGATCCAGACGTGGCAAAGTTTTTGAACAG ATTGAGCGACTACCTGTTCACGCTGGCAAGATACGCGGCCATGAAAGAAGGCAGCGAGGAGAAAATCTACAAAAGACCACAATGA